From the genome of Drosophila melanogaster chromosome 2L, one region includes:
- the CG4259 gene encoding uncharacterized protein, isoform B, producing MSLYFAFLTTLIISLVNSQYFNYNQIRRETYGSNPRATFPWVVSVLDQRDWLFRYIGVGSLINPNVVLTAAHILNGTTKYDLVVRAGEWDTSTTADQQHVDLEVLNIVSHEQFNRFNAENNMALLILVSAFEMTANINLIPLYLQEAGIQKGSCFFNGWGKVYLNSTDYPTVLKTVQVDLLSMGMCSSRKLPIQQICGKGLEGIDCSGDGGAPLVCRILTYPYKYAQVGIVNWLSQKPVENTFIVFTNVAGLLPWIDYHLRLEANFRPRS from the exons ATGTCGCTATACTTTGCGTTTCTCACGACACTGATAATCAGCCTTGTGAATAGTCAATACTTTAACTACAATCAG ATACGACGTGAAACATATGGCAGTAATCCCAGAGCGACATTTCCCTGGGTGGTTTCTGTGCTCGACCAGAGGGATTGGCTGTTTCGCTATATAGGAGTGGGATCTCTGATTAATCCAAATGTGGTCCTTACTGCCGCTCATATTCTGAATGGAACAACCAAGTATGATCTGGTGGTGCGAGCTGGCGAATGGGATACCTCGACTACGGCTGACCAGCAGCACGTGGATCTCGAGGTGCTGAATATAGTCTCCCATGAACAGTTCAACAGATTCAATGCCGAAAACAACATGGCGTTACTCATTCTGGTATCCGCATTTGAGATGACAGCCAACATTAATTTAATCCCATTGTACCTACAAGAAGCTGGTATTCAAAAAGGATCCTGCTTCTTCAACGGCTGGGGAAAAGTATATTTGAACTCGACGGACTACCCCACCGTTCTCAAGACGGTCCAGGTCGATCTTTTGAGCATGGGTATGTGTAGCTCTCGAAAGCTGCCCATCCAGCAAATCTGTGGGAAAGGTCTGGAAGGCATAGATTGCAGTGGAGACGGTGGGGCTCCTCTGGTTTGTCGGATACTTACATATCCATATAAGTACGCACAGGTGGGCATTGTGAACTGGTTAAGTCAAAAGCCTGTCGAAAATACATTCATCGTCTTTACGAATGTAGCTGGTCTGCTCCCTTGGATTGACTACCATTTAAGACTTGAAGCGAACTTTCGTCCCAGAAGTTGA
- the Glyp gene encoding glycogen phosphorylase, isoform B gives MSKPQSDADRRKQISVRGIAEVGNVTEVKKNFNRHLHYTLVKDRNVSTLRDYYFALANTVKDNMVGRWIRTQQHYYEKDPKRVYYLSLEYYMGRSLTNTMINLGIQSECEEAMYQLGLDIENLEEMEEDAGLGNGGLGRLAACFLDSMATLGLAAYGYGIRYEYGIFAQKIKNGEQVEEPDDWLRYGNPWEKARPEFMLPVNFYGRVIDTPEGKKWVDTQRVFAMPYDNPIPGYNNNHVNTLRLWSAKSPIDFNLKFFNDGDYIQAVLDRNLAENISRVLYPNDNFFEGKELRLKQEYFMCAATLQDIIRRYKASKFGSREAVRNTFDHFPDKVAIQLNDTHPSLAIPELMRILVDEEHLTWEKAWDITVRSCAYTNHTVLPEALERWPVSLLESILPRHLQIIYHINFLHMENVKKKFPDDLDRMRRMSMVEEDGEKRINMAHLSIVGSHAVNGVAAIHSQILKDSLFHDFYEMEPQKFQNKTNGITPRRWLLLCNPGLSDLIAEKIGDEWPVHLDQLVALKKWAKDPNFQRNVARVKQENKLKLAAILEKDYGVKINPSSMFDIQVKRIHEYKRQLLNCLHIITLYNRIKKDPTANFTPRTIMIGGKAAPGYYVAKQIIKLICAVGNVVNNDPIVGDKLKVIFLENYRVTLAEKIMPAADLSEQISTAGTEASGTGNMKFQLNGALTIGTLDGANVEMAEEMGLDNIFIFGMTVDEVEALKKKGYNAYDYYNANPEVKQVIDQIQGGFFSPGNPNEFKNIADILLKYDHYYLLADYDAYIKAQDLVSKTYQNQAKWLEMSINNIASSGKFSSDRTIAEYAREIWGVEPTWEKLPAPEDQPQN, from the exons ATGTCGAAGCCCCAATCCGACGCCGATCGGCGCAAACAGATCTCGGTGCGCGGGATCGCCGAGGTGGGCAATGTCACCGAAGTGAAGAAGAACTTCAATCGCCACCTGCACTACACCCTGGTCAAGGATCGCAATGTGTCCACCCTGAGGGACTACTACTTCGCCCTGGCCAACACCGTCAAGGACAACATGGTGGGCCGCTGGATTCGCACGCAGCAGCACTACTACGAGAAGGATCCCAAG CGCGTCTACTATCTGTCGCTGGAGTACTACATGGGTCGCTCACTGACCAACACCATGATCAACCTGGGAATCCAGAGCGAGTGCGAGGAGGCCATGTACCAGTTGGGTCTGGATATCGAGAACCTGGAGGAGATGGAGGAGGACGCCGGTCTGGGCAATGGTGGTCTGGGTCGTTTGGCCGCCTGTTTCCTCGACTCGATGGCCACTCTGGGTCTGGCCGCCTATGGCTATGGCATCCGTTATGAGTACGGTATCTTCGCCCAGAAGATCAAGAACGGCGAGCAGGTGGAGGAGCCCGATGATTGGCTGCGTTATGGCAATCCCTGGGAGAAGGCTCGTCCGGAGTTCATGCTGCCGGTCAACTTCTACGGCCGTGTGATCGACACGCCCGAGGGCAAGAAGTGGGTGGACACCCAAAGGGTGTTTGCCATGCCCTACGACAACCCCATTCCCGgatacaacaacaaccacgTAAACACGCTGCGTCTGTGGTCCGCCAAGTCGCCCATCGACTTCAACCTCAAGTTCT TCAACGATGGTGACTACATCCAGGCCGTGCTGGACCGCAATCTGGCTGAGAACATCTCACGTGTCCTGTACCCCAACGACAACTTCTTCGAGGGCAAGGAGCTGCGTCTGAAGCAGGAATACTTCATGTGCGCCGCCACGCTGCAGGATATCATCCGCCGCTACAAGGCCTCGAAGTTCGGATCCCGGGAGGCGGTCCGCAACACCTTCGATCACTTCCCCGACAAGGTGGCCATTCAGCTGAACGATACCCATCCATCGCTGGCCATCCCTGAGCTGATGCGCATCCTGGTCGATGAGGAGCATCTGACCTGGGAGAAGGCATGGGACATCACCGTCAGGAGTTGCGCGTACACCAACCACACCGTGCTCCCAGAGGCCCTGGAGCGCTGGCCCGTCTCCCTGCTGGAGTCGATCCTGCCCCGCCATCTGCAAATCATCTATCACATCAACTTCCTGCACATGGAGAATGTGAAGAAGAAGTTCCCCGACGATTTGGACCGCATGCGCCGCATGTCGATGGTGGAGGAGGATGGCGAGAAGCGCATCAACATGGCTCATCTGTCCATCGTCGGCTCCCACGCCGTCAACGGTGTGGCCGCCATCCACTCGCAGATCCTAAAGGACTCGCTGTTCCATGACTTCTACGAAATGGAGCCCCAGAAGTTCCAGAACAAGACGAACGGTATTACCCCGCGTCGTTGGTTGCTGCTCTGCAATCCCGGACTCTCCGACCTGATCGCCGAGAAGATCGGCGACGAGTGGCCAGTGCATCTGGACCAACTGGTTGCTCTGAAGAAGTGGGCAAAGGACCCCAACTTCCAGCGCAATGTAGCCCGCGTCAAGCAGGAGAACAAGCTGAAGCTGGCCGCCATTCTGGAGAAGGACTACGGCGTTAAGATCAACCCCTCTTCCATGTTCGACATTCAGGTGAAACGTATTCACGAGTACAAGCGCCAGCTGCTGAACTGCCTGCACATCATCACCCTGTACAACAGGATCAAGAAGGATCCCACAGCCAACTTCACCCCGAGGACAATCATGATCGGAGGCAAGGCTGCTCCGGGCTACTATGTGGCCAAGCAGATCATCAAGCTCATCTGCGCCGTGGGCAACGTTGTGAACAACGATCCCATTGTGGGCGATAAGCTCAAGGTTATCTTCCTGGAGAACTACCGTGTCACCCTGGCCGAGAAGATTATGCCCGCCGCCGATCTGTCCGAGCAGATCTCGACCGCCGGCACAGAGGCCTCTGGTACCGGCAACATGAAGTTCCAGCTTAACGGCGCCCTCACCATCGGCACCCTGGACGGTGCCAACGTTGAGATGGCCGAGGAGATGGGTCTGGACAACATCTTTATCTTCGGCATGACCGTCGACGAGGTGGAGGCGCTCAAGAAGAAGGGCTACAATGCCTACGACTACTACAACGCCAACCCCGAGGTCAAGCAGGTGATTGACCAAATCCAGGGCGGATTCTTCAGCCCCGGCAATCCCAACGAGTTCAAGAACATTGCCGACATTCTGCTTAAGTACGACCACTACTACTTGCTGGCCGACTACGATGCGTACATCAAGGCCCAGGATCTGGTCTCCAAGACCTACCAG AACCAAGCCAAGTGGCTGGAGATGTCCATCAACAACATTGCGTCCAGCGGCAAATTCTCGTCGGATCGCACCATCGCCGAGTACGCCCGCGAGATTTGGGGAGTGGAGCCCACCTGGGAGAAGCTGCCAGCGCCGGAGGATCAGCCACAGAACTAA